A genomic segment from Desulfatirhabdium butyrativorans DSM 18734 encodes:
- a CDS encoding lipoate--protein ligase, with protein sequence MLCLISPSTSPAFNLGTEEYLLTVGREDCFLLWQSDSAVIVGRNQNAWAEVNASYIRENRIPVIRRLSGGGAVYHDGGNINFTFIRSDAGRFRAAFTQMLNPVVSFLQAMGVPACLEGVSDLAVEGRKISGNAQCVHRGRLLHHGTLLFDSDLAALSRALRVIPGRYIDKAVPSIRKPVTNIRPWLKEDMDAPAFMERLLAEIQKRFAARRIIFSDRDRTVIRELAAGRYDTWEWNFGHGPPYRFQNTLDAAGCKLTIAFDVRAGRLGHVRLTGSGLSSSATAAIEACLTDCRHDHRALREALLPIFGTRSLHGICLNDFLDALF encoded by the coding sequence ATGCTCTGCCTGATCAGTCCCAGCACATCTCCTGCTTTCAACCTGGGTACCGAAGAGTACCTGCTGACAGTCGGCCGGGAGGACTGCTTCTTGCTGTGGCAAAGCGACAGCGCCGTCATCGTGGGCCGAAACCAGAATGCCTGGGCCGAGGTCAATGCTTCCTACATTCGAGAAAACCGGATTCCCGTCATCCGGCGCCTGAGCGGGGGCGGGGCCGTGTACCACGACGGAGGCAATATCAATTTTACGTTCATTCGGTCGGATGCAGGCCGGTTCCGGGCGGCATTCACGCAGATGCTGAATCCCGTGGTGAGCTTTCTGCAAGCGATGGGGGTTCCGGCATGCCTGGAAGGAGTCAGCGATCTGGCGGTCGAAGGCCGCAAAATTTCCGGAAACGCCCAATGCGTTCATCGGGGAAGGCTCCTGCATCATGGCACGCTGCTGTTCGATTCCGATCTTGCTGCACTTTCCCGGGCGCTTCGCGTCATCCCGGGCAGATATATCGACAAGGCCGTCCCATCGATCCGAAAGCCCGTCACCAACATCCGACCATGGCTGAAAGAGGATATGGATGCACCGGCGTTCATGGAACGGCTGCTGGCTGAAATCCAGAAACGCTTTGCCGCTCGAAGGATCATTTTCTCCGATCGCGATCGGACGGTTATCCGCGAGCTGGCAGCCGGTCGATACGATACCTGGGAATGGAATTTCGGACATGGCCCGCCATACCGGTTTCAAAACACCCTCGATGCGGCTGGCTGCAAACTGACAATTGCATTCGATGTCCGTGCCGGGAGACTTGGTCACGTCCGGCTGACCGGCTCTGGTCTGAGTTCTTCCGCCACGGCAGCCATCGAAGCCTGCCTGACGGATTGCCGTCATGACCATCGAGCCCTCCGGGAAGCCCTCCTGCCCATTTTCGGCACGAGATCATTGCATGGAATCTGCCTGAATGACTTTCTCGATGCCCTGTTCTGA
- a CDS encoding carboxymuconolactone decarboxylase family protein, with product MNAAEKAAEAMTYLQKYAPDSYAKYLEFTKKLGETGSLAPVTLELILVACAVMSQCDMCITIHVENAAAQGASREDILQAALMAVAMGGSPKLMYMKYVFEALEDLFD from the coding sequence ATGAATGCAGCCGAAAAAGCAGCCGAAGCCATGACCTATCTGCAGAAATATGCACCTGATTCCTACGCGAAGTATCTCGAATTCACCAAGAAGCTGGGGGAGACCGGCAGCCTTGCGCCGGTGACGCTCGAGCTGATTCTGGTGGCCTGCGCCGTGATGAGCCAGTGCGACATGTGCATCACCATTCACGTGGAAAATGCGGCGGCTCAGGGGGCATCGCGGGAGGATATTCTGCAGGCGGCGCTGATGGCCGTTGCGATGGGCGGATCCCCGAAGCTGATGTATATGAAATACGTCTTCGAGGCCCTGGAGGATTTGTTCGACTGA
- a CDS encoding DUF6506 family protein, translated as MNDILKAAFIFVAPEADPNTHRQWIKTPKVHLVVVGVSNYADAVSTAKALLAEGILAIELCAGFGNKGVAMIQEAVEGKIPVGVVRFDNHPGLGNVSGDRFFA; from the coding sequence ATGAATGACATCTTGAAGGCGGCCTTCATCTTTGTTGCACCGGAAGCCGATCCGAACACACACCGCCAATGGATCAAAACCCCGAAAGTTCATCTTGTGGTCGTAGGGGTCAGCAACTATGCCGATGCCGTATCCACGGCAAAGGCCCTTCTTGCCGAAGGCATCCTGGCGATCGAATTATGCGCCGGTTTCGGCAACAAAGGCGTTGCCATGATCCAGGAAGCCGTCGAAGGAAAGATACCGGTAGGTGTGGTGCGTTTCGACAACCACCCCGGATTGGGGAATGTCAGCGGAGACCGGTTCTTCGCATAG
- a CDS encoding ATP-NAD kinase family protein, which yields MTTGDSAFSSDDISPVGTQPAAVGIIANPVSGKDIRRLVAHGSVFDNQEKVRIVRRLLMALSALGIPEVLFMPDEYGIVERAAGGCPASIRRTPAPLKMENHQDDSTRSAAWMASRNVGCIVVLGGDGTCRAVAKASQMVPLLPISTGTNNVFPYLIEATVAGLAAGLIASGRVPPQSGLYRSCRLEVVEDERLVDIALVDVAVVNSPFIAARAIWDIREVTQIFLTRARPDAIGLSAIGGQLYSIDPQEPRGLYLALGPDGRRHVLAPIAPGLMQTVCLCDEQILVVGQQIEVALDCCVLALDGEREVEIPKGRRVSVRLSDEGPFVVDVSHTMQYAQTHGLLCTPHCG from the coding sequence ATGACCACCGGGGACTCAGCCTTCTCTTCGGACGATATATCGCCTGTCGGGACGCAGCCGGCGGCGGTCGGTATCATTGCCAATCCGGTGTCGGGCAAGGACATCCGTCGGCTGGTGGCCCACGGAAGCGTCTTCGACAACCAGGAAAAGGTACGCATCGTCCGCAGGCTGCTGATGGCGCTATCAGCGCTGGGTATTCCGGAAGTGCTCTTCATGCCGGATGAATACGGCATCGTGGAGCGGGCCGCAGGCGGATGTCCGGCATCCATCCGCCGAACGCCTGCTCCGCTGAAGATGGAAAACCACCAGGACGATTCCACCCGGTCTGCTGCCTGGATGGCTTCCCGGAATGTCGGATGCATCGTGGTGCTTGGCGGCGACGGCACGTGCCGGGCCGTCGCCAAGGCATCGCAGATGGTGCCGCTTCTGCCCATCTCCACAGGCACCAACAACGTGTTCCCCTACCTGATCGAAGCCACGGTCGCAGGCTTGGCCGCAGGTCTGATCGCATCCGGCAGGGTGCCGCCTCAAAGCGGGCTGTACCGTTCGTGCCGACTGGAGGTCGTTGAGGACGAGCGCCTTGTCGACATTGCCCTGGTGGATGTGGCTGTCGTGAACAGCCCGTTCATCGCAGCCCGGGCGATCTGGGACATCCGGGAAGTGACCCAGATTTTCCTGACCCGCGCCCGGCCCGATGCCATCGGGCTTTCGGCCATCGGCGGGCAGTTGTACAGCATCGATCCGCAGGAGCCCCGGGGGCTCTACCTCGCACTGGGACCCGATGGACGACGGCATGTGCTGGCCCCCATCGCACCCGGCCTCATGCAAACGGTTTGTCTCTGTGACGAGCAGATCCTGGTTGTCGGACAACAAATCGAGGTGGCATTGGATTGCTGCGTCCTTGCCCTGGATGGGGAACGGGAGGTGGAAATCCCAAAAGGACGCCGGGTATCCGTGAGACTTTCCGATGAGGGGCCTTTCGTGGTGGATGTATCACACACCATGCAGTATGCACAGACTCATGGATTGCTGTGTACACCCCACTGCGGATGA
- a CDS encoding alpha-ketoacid dehydrogenase subunit beta, which translates to MAVKTYLQAINEALRQEMEKDPTVFLLGEDVGQFGGCFGVTQGLFDRFGEDRVKDTPITESAIVGAATGAAAAGLRPVCELMFVDFIGVAMDQLFNQAAKMRFMFGGKAKIPMVLRAPQGAGLGAAAQHSQSLEAWFMHVPGLKVAMPATPYDAKGLLISAIRDDNPVIFLEHKLLYGMEGEVPDEPYAIEFGKANVVREGTDLTIVATSKMVHTALEAAEQLAAKGIGAEVIDPRTMLPLDTETIVSSVKKTHRLIIVHEAVKFAGAGAEIAAQVAELAFDYLDAPILRVAAPFTPVPFSPPLEQAFIPSVGQVLAAVQKLGIA; encoded by the coding sequence ATGGCCGTCAAGACATATCTTCAGGCAATCAACGAAGCGCTTCGGCAGGAAATGGAAAAAGACCCCACGGTGTTTCTTCTCGGAGAAGATGTGGGGCAGTTCGGCGGTTGTTTCGGCGTAACACAGGGGCTTTTCGATCGTTTCGGCGAGGATCGCGTCAAGGATACGCCCATCACCGAAAGCGCCATCGTCGGCGCGGCTACGGGCGCTGCCGCAGCCGGGCTGCGCCCTGTCTGCGAGCTGATGTTCGTCGATTTCATCGGTGTGGCAATGGATCAGTTGTTCAACCAGGCCGCCAAGATGCGGTTCATGTTCGGCGGGAAGGCCAAAATCCCCATGGTGCTGCGCGCCCCCCAGGGGGCCGGTCTGGGAGCAGCGGCCCAGCATTCCCAGTCGCTGGAAGCCTGGTTCATGCATGTGCCGGGGCTCAAGGTCGCCATGCCCGCCACCCCCTACGATGCCAAGGGGCTTCTGATCAGCGCCATCCGGGACGACAACCCCGTGATCTTTCTGGAACACAAGCTGCTGTATGGCATGGAGGGCGAGGTGCCGGACGAGCCCTACGCCATCGAGTTCGGAAAGGCGAACGTCGTTCGAGAAGGCACGGATCTGACGATCGTCGCCACATCCAAGATGGTGCACACGGCTCTTGAAGCCGCCGAACAATTGGCCGCAAAAGGCATCGGGGCCGAGGTCATCGACCCGAGAACCATGCTGCCGCTGGATACCGAAACGATCGTTTCATCGGTCAAAAAGACCCACCGGCTGATCATCGTCCATGAAGCGGTGAAATTCGCCGGTGCCGGGGCGGAAATCGCCGCTCAGGTGGCGGAGCTCGCCTTCGACTATCTGGATGCGCCCATCCTGCGCGTGGCGGCCCCCTTCACGCCGGTTCCGTTTTCTCCGCCGCTCGAACAGGCGTTCATCCCGAGCGTCGGCCAGGTGTTGGCTGCCGTGCAGAAACTGGGAATCGCATGA
- a CDS encoding thiamine pyrophosphate-dependent dehydrogenase E1 component subunit alpha — protein sequence MNLSNEHMTQMLTTMIRIRTFETKLQEFFAEGKIPGFVHLYIGEEAVATGACAALRRTDYITSTHRGHGHLIAKGGDLKRMMAEIFGKTTGYCKGKGGSMHIADVELGILGANGIVGGGGPIANGAALAIQYRKEDNVAVCFFGDGASNQGTTQEALNLASAWKLPVIFVNENNGYGISCPTCKSMAITDIADRAAAYDMPGVVVDGNDVLAVHEAVSAAVNRARNGEGPSLVECKTYRWRGHFEGDACVYRGEDELQEWVKKDPIPRLENRLLQNGILTPEQAAAIRKDIEAELADAISFAQQSPLPDPSELEENVYA from the coding sequence ATGAACCTGTCCAACGAACACATGACCCAAATGCTGACCACCATGATCCGCATCCGGACGTTTGAAACCAAACTCCAGGAATTCTTTGCGGAAGGGAAAATCCCCGGTTTCGTTCACCTATACATCGGCGAGGAAGCGGTGGCAACCGGCGCTTGTGCCGCCCTGCGCAGAACCGATTACATTACGAGCACCCACCGGGGGCATGGCCATCTGATCGCAAAAGGCGGGGACCTCAAACGCATGATGGCCGAAATCTTCGGCAAGACCACCGGCTACTGCAAAGGCAAGGGCGGCTCGATGCACATTGCGGACGTGGAGCTGGGCATTCTGGGCGCAAACGGCATCGTGGGCGGGGGTGGGCCCATTGCCAACGGCGCGGCCCTGGCCATCCAATACCGCAAGGAGGACAACGTGGCCGTCTGCTTCTTCGGCGACGGGGCCTCGAATCAGGGCACCACCCAGGAAGCCCTGAACCTCGCCAGCGCCTGGAAGCTTCCGGTCATCTTCGTCAACGAAAACAACGGATACGGCATTTCCTGCCCGACCTGCAAATCCATGGCGATCACCGATATCGCCGACCGGGCTGCGGCCTATGACATGCCCGGCGTCGTCGTGGACGGAAACGATGTGCTCGCCGTTCACGAAGCGGTATCGGCCGCAGTGAACCGGGCCAGAAACGGAGAAGGCCCCTCGCTTGTGGAATGCAAGACCTACAGATGGCGCGGCCATTTCGAAGGAGACGCCTGCGTCTACCGCGGGGAGGACGAACTACAGGAATGGGTCAAAAAAGACCCGATTCCCCGGCTGGAAAACCGCCTGCTCCAAAACGGCATCCTGACGCCCGAACAGGCCGCAGCCATCCGCAAAGACATCGAAGCGGAGCTGGCCGACGCCATTTCCTTTGCGCAGCAGAGCCCGCTTCCGGACCCGTCCGAACTCGAAGAGAACGTGTACGCATAA
- a CDS encoding Lin0512 family protein has product MSRKRFIVELGTGVDLHGMDVTKAACRAVRDAISRSCLCGVIEILGRDRFQGLTVDVLVSCPSPERVDIDAVKAEIPVGVPSVRVTPGGMQAAGICVDAFATACDTIVVANAAVTVWVETAPGEPGFPERH; this is encoded by the coding sequence ATGAGCCGAAAACGCTTCATTGTGGAACTGGGAACCGGTGTGGATCTTCACGGCATGGACGTGACCAAGGCCGCCTGTAGAGCCGTTCGCGACGCCATTTCCCGCAGTTGTCTGTGCGGCGTCATCGAAATCCTCGGGAGAGACCGCTTCCAGGGCTTGACGGTGGACGTGCTGGTGTCCTGTCCCTCTCCCGAGCGGGTGGACATCGATGCCGTCAAGGCGGAAATTCCGGTCGGCGTTCCGTCGGTACGGGTGACACCAGGAGGCATGCAGGCTGCGGGCATTTGCGTGGATGCCTTTGCAACGGCATGCGATACCATCGTGGTGGCCAATGCGGCCGTCACGGTGTGGGTGGAGACGGCACCGGGGGAACCCGGCTTTCCGGAACGGCACTGA
- a CDS encoding 2-oxo acid dehydrogenase subunit E2, with the protein MATEVRMPKWGLTMKEGKVSKWFKSEGDAVQKDEPLFEVETSKITNTVPSPADGILFQIVVPAGETVPVQTIVALIAASGETPERITPETASVPAAKTENKQDKAQPEDGRSFVSASPIARRLAKEWGISLSQVKGTGPDGRVTEEDVKNFKAARDAQAASPGKAPAAASPGIPVDPRIAAFAEQAGVDLSRITGTGPGGKITKADVLRAMNPALSSKPQTSAAAQPPSPASAVPGTVQPMAGMRKIIADNMMASIHQSAQLTVFVEIDATRLVSLHRRIGEKYARSEEVRISINDIVALAVCRSLKDHPIMNSWLTDEGIVLHAEVNLGIAVALPDGLVVPNVKDAHNKGLLELSADIRRVVEMARQAKLTFDEIQGGTFTITNVSRLGVDGFTPILNPPETGILGVGRIVQKPGIDENGQIAIRSFMTLSLTFDHRVVDGAPAMRFLRTLADYLEEPVTLLS; encoded by the coding sequence GTGGCAACGGAAGTACGCATGCCCAAATGGGGGCTGACCATGAAGGAAGGCAAGGTGTCCAAATGGTTCAAATCCGAAGGGGACGCCGTGCAGAAAGACGAACCGCTTTTCGAAGTGGAGACCAGCAAGATCACCAACACGGTACCCTCACCGGCGGACGGCATCCTGTTTCAGATCGTCGTTCCCGCGGGAGAAACCGTTCCGGTTCAAACCATTGTCGCACTCATTGCAGCCTCCGGAGAAACACCGGAGCGGATCACGCCCGAAACAGCATCGGTGCCTGCCGCTAAGACCGAAAACAAACAGGACAAGGCGCAACCGGAAGATGGCCGCTCATTCGTTTCCGCCTCTCCCATTGCCCGCCGTCTGGCCAAAGAATGGGGGATTTCCCTCTCGCAGGTGAAAGGAACCGGTCCCGACGGCCGAGTCACGGAAGAAGATGTCAAGAACTTCAAGGCTGCACGCGATGCACAGGCGGCAAGCCCCGGCAAAGCCCCCGCTGCAGCAAGTCCTGGAATCCCCGTGGATCCCAGGATCGCCGCTTTCGCCGAGCAGGCAGGCGTCGATCTGTCCCGGATCACCGGAACCGGCCCGGGAGGCAAGATCACCAAGGCCGATGTGCTGCGGGCCATGAATCCGGCCCTCTCGTCCAAGCCCCAGACATCCGCTGCAGCGCAACCGCCATCTCCGGCATCCGCCGTACCCGGAACCGTCCAGCCCATGGCCGGGATGCGGAAGATCATTGCCGACAACATGATGGCCAGTATTCACCAGTCCGCCCAGCTGACGGTCTTTGTTGAAATCGATGCCACCCGGCTCGTCTCCCTGCATCGCAGGATCGGAGAAAAATACGCTCGCAGCGAAGAGGTCCGCATTTCCATCAACGACATCGTCGCTCTGGCCGTATGCCGCAGCCTGAAGGATCACCCGATCATGAACTCCTGGCTGACCGACGAGGGGATTGTCCTGCATGCCGAGGTGAATCTCGGCATTGCCGTCGCGCTGCCTGACGGGCTGGTGGTGCCCAATGTGAAGGATGCCCACAACAAAGGGCTTCTCGAGTTGTCGGCAGACATCCGCAGGGTAGTGGAAATGGCCCGACAGGCAAAGCTCACCTTCGACGAGATTCAGGGCGGCACCTTCACCATCACCAATGTGAGCCGTCTGGGCGTCGATGGCTTCACGCCCATTCTGAACCCGCCGGAAACCGGCATTCTCGGGGTGGGCCGCATCGTGCAGAAACCGGGTATCGATGAAAACGGCCAGATCGCCATCCGTTCCTTCATGACCCTGAGCCTCACCTTCGACCACCGTGTGGTGGACGGGGCGCCGGCCATGCGCTTTCTGCGAACCCTGGCCGATTACCTGGAAGAGCCGGTGACGCTTCTTTCATGA
- a CDS encoding sigma-54-dependent Fis family transcriptional regulator, which yields MYELVWQGSGYHIVERNSGSVESSSEFRSAALPLSTGSRIDRSHWKRFVQNGSMDTAVVCPPIGTSWLRCREMGVDPAVGKCRNILPEAEFSESHRRLQALSQETKRRLYDLVRDQGLLVTISDPQGILVTMFGDHRTLVIADRLHFGPGADWSEKSVGTNAIGTALAECRSLQVAGFEHFCEGHHEWVCTAAPVFGISGDVVGCVDVSGPKTVDHSRALSLVMIGARAIERELFRQHIGAFGALAEGAIRSRMPEAEMTGIVVLDMQGRIVFVNPAAVELLGRAVMHAAGMSADELFAWGGGSFRRISFREMHRCGSISVTFRPNPAIPVQAFPLVSPNGVFSGMALAIWTRAAASVRRRVSPAALSTDPFQRILGESDPLQQAIATARRIASTAIPVLITGESGVGKEVMARAIHEASPRSRGPFVAVNCGAIPAELIQSELFGYEEGAFTGARRGGASGKFEQASGGTLFLDEIGEMPASMQVNLLRVIEDGQVTRVGGSRPIPVDVRLIAATHQDIDTRMASGAFRRDLYYRIHGVRIEIPPLRKRGGDIVLLARRFIEEMAPKLGRQIRSIDDGFFDALKAYDWPGNVRELRHAVESAIALMQAETLGVDSLPEAIRRNRRTAASAPTSAQSRELNLEVLEKAAIRDAWRSLNGNVTQMARALGIGRNTLYAKMKKYGIA from the coding sequence ATGTACGAGCTGGTCTGGCAAGGGTCCGGTTATCACATCGTCGAGCGAAATTCCGGTTCCGTGGAATCCTCCTCCGAATTTCGCTCTGCGGCGCTGCCGCTGTCTACCGGCAGCAGGATCGATCGTTCCCATTGGAAACGTTTCGTCCAGAACGGCTCGATGGACACGGCCGTCGTCTGTCCCCCCATCGGAACATCCTGGCTTCGGTGCCGGGAAATGGGTGTCGATCCTGCAGTCGGCAAATGCCGGAACATTCTTCCCGAAGCCGAATTCAGCGAGAGCCACCGCCGGCTGCAGGCGCTGTCGCAGGAGACAAAGCGCCGCCTCTACGATCTGGTCCGCGATCAGGGGCTGCTGGTGACCATCAGCGACCCGCAGGGGATCCTGGTGACAATGTTCGGCGACCACCGCACCCTTGTCATTGCCGATCGCCTGCATTTCGGTCCGGGCGCCGATTGGTCCGAGAAGAGTGTTGGCACCAACGCCATCGGAACGGCGCTTGCCGAATGCCGCTCGTTGCAGGTGGCCGGTTTCGAGCATTTCTGCGAAGGTCACCATGAGTGGGTCTGCACCGCCGCCCCGGTTTTCGGCATCAGCGGCGATGTGGTCGGCTGCGTGGATGTTTCCGGCCCCAAAACCGTTGACCACAGCCGGGCGCTGTCCCTGGTGATGATCGGCGCCCGCGCCATCGAGCGGGAGCTCTTCCGCCAGCATATCGGGGCATTTGGCGCCCTTGCCGAAGGAGCGATCCGGTCACGAATGCCTGAAGCCGAGATGACGGGGATCGTCGTGCTGGATATGCAGGGCCGAATCGTGTTCGTGAATCCGGCGGCAGTCGAACTGCTGGGCCGGGCGGTGATGCATGCGGCCGGGATGAGCGCCGATGAACTGTTTGCATGGGGCGGTGGTTCCTTCCGGAGGATATCGTTTCGGGAGATGCATCGTTGCGGTTCAATTTCGGTCACCTTCCGGCCCAACCCGGCCATCCCGGTGCAGGCGTTTCCGCTGGTATCTCCCAACGGCGTTTTTTCCGGCATGGCGCTTGCCATCTGGACGAGAGCGGCTGCAAGTGTTCGCAGGCGCGTTTCACCTGCCGCTCTGAGCACCGATCCCTTTCAGCGGATTCTCGGCGAAAGCGACCCGCTGCAACAGGCCATCGCCACGGCGCGGCGGATCGCCTCGACAGCCATCCCGGTTCTGATCACCGGCGAAAGCGGTGTGGGTAAGGAGGTGATGGCCCGCGCCATCCACGAGGCCAGCCCCCGATCCAGAGGACCTTTTGTTGCCGTCAATTGTGGGGCCATACCGGCCGAGCTCATTCAAAGCGAGCTTTTCGGGTATGAGGAAGGGGCTTTTACGGGAGCGCGGCGCGGAGGGGCGTCGGGGAAATTTGAGCAGGCTTCCGGCGGGACGTTGTTTCTGGATGAAATCGGCGAGATGCCAGCTTCCATGCAGGTGAATCTGCTTCGGGTGATCGAGGATGGGCAGGTGACGCGGGTGGGCGGAAGCAGACCCATTCCCGTGGATGTCCGGTTGATTGCCGCAACCCATCAGGACATCGACACCCGGATGGCATCCGGGGCGTTTCGTCGTGATCTCTACTACCGCATTCATGGCGTTCGCATCGAAATTCCGCCGCTTCGGAAAAGGGGAGGCGATATCGTGCTGCTGGCCAGGCGATTCATTGAGGAAATGGCTCCCAAACTGGGCAGACAGATCCGCAGTATCGACGATGGCTTCTTCGACGCGCTGAAAGCCTACGACTGGCCGGGCAATGTGCGGGAATTGCGCCATGCCGTCGAGAGCGCCATCGCCCTGATGCAGGCGGAAACGCTGGGAGTGGACAGCCTGCCCGAAGCGATCCGGAGAAACCGGCGAACGGCAGCAAGCGCTCCGACGTCAGCTCAAAGCCGCGAACTCAATTTGGAAGTCCTGGAAAAGGCCGCCATTCGAGATGCCTGGCGCAGCTTGAACGGGAACGTGACGCAGATGGCCAGAGCGCTTGGCATCGGGAGAAACACGTTGTATGCCAAGATGAAAAAATACGGGATTGCATAA
- a CDS encoding histidine phosphatase family protein, whose product MSLVYVIRHGQASFGTANYDALSPLGFRQAEILGNHCLDLGIHFDAVVSGTMNRQQQTARTFLDVYRQAGWQMPEPIVLPAFDEYDAFGIWDNHVAEMLRTDVSLAEMIQQAQTDRKAFQKLFEIVMMEWASGKRVLPGEPTWPSIIERVRDGVDTIMRISAGMKHVAVFTSGGPIGIWMKLALGLSDPKAMEISWQVLNASVSRFFIGKRGVFLSGFNDVCHLLMQKPPDLITYR is encoded by the coding sequence ATGAGTCTTGTCTACGTCATCCGCCACGGTCAGGCGTCTTTTGGAACAGCCAACTACGATGCGCTTTCTCCCCTGGGGTTTCGTCAAGCCGAAATCCTCGGGAACCATTGCCTCGATCTAGGTATCCATTTCGATGCCGTGGTGAGCGGAACGATGAACAGGCAGCAGCAAACGGCCCGGACGTTCCTCGACGTTTACCGGCAAGCCGGATGGCAAATGCCGGAGCCGATTGTTCTGCCCGCTTTTGATGAATATGACGCGTTCGGCATCTGGGATAACCATGTCGCCGAGATGCTGCGAACCGATGTCTCACTCGCCGAAATGATTCAACAAGCCCAAACGGATCGTAAAGCGTTTCAGAAATTGTTTGAAATCGTCATGATGGAATGGGCCAGCGGCAAACGGGTTCTCCCGGGAGAACCGACATGGCCGTCCATCATCGAGCGGGTGCGGGACGGAGTGGATACGATCATGCGCATCAGCGCCGGCATGAAGCATGTTGCCGTCTTTACTTCGGGCGGGCCGATCGGGATTTGGATGAAGCTTGCTCTCGGGCTTTCGGATCCGAAGGCCATGGAAATTTCCTGGCAGGTTCTGAACGCATCGGTAAGCCGGTTCTTTATTGGAAAACGGGGGGTTTTTCTTTCCGGTTTCAATGATGTTTGCCATCTGTTGATGCAAAAACCACCTGATCTGATCACCTATCGTTAG
- a CDS encoding electron transfer flavoprotein subunit beta/FixA family protein has translation MRLCSVVCIKAIPDETSEGYRGVPGSPDASDEGRFRMNRYDAYSLEAALGLKSQFGDMHIHALGIGPSGTESVLKRAIGMGADAAWFFRTEPSDGDDPFRTAHCIAEVIGSIDCNLLFFGYMAEDSQRGLVGPMTAALLDWPCVSAVVSERGDPDAFQKVGLRLERELEGGIIEEIACRLPAVLTIQTRATTPRYPALSRMLRSAQAIETLSADPIERVSIPQRQGRIDAIPPRASRCLRLLDGPVEAQALSLLKILSEEHRIFAPAP, from the coding sequence ATGCGACTGTGCAGTGTGGTCTGTATTAAAGCGATTCCGGATGAGACTTCCGAAGGGTACCGGGGCGTGCCGGGAAGCCCGGATGCGAGCGATGAAGGCCGTTTCCGGATGAACCGCTATGACGCCTACAGTCTCGAAGCAGCACTTGGCCTGAAGAGCCAGTTCGGTGATATGCATATCCATGCCTTGGGGATCGGGCCCTCGGGAACGGAGTCTGTTCTGAAAAGGGCCATCGGTATGGGTGCGGATGCCGCATGGTTTTTCCGGACCGAACCATCGGATGGCGATGATCCGTTCCGGACGGCCCATTGTATTGCAGAAGTGATCGGCTCAATTGACTGTAATCTGTTGTTTTTTGGCTATATGGCCGAAGATTCCCAGCGGGGCCTCGTTGGTCCGATGACTGCCGCCTTGCTTGACTGGCCCTGTGTGAGCGCCGTGGTGTCTGAAAGAGGCGATCCGGATGCTTTCCAGAAGGTGGGCCTTCGATTGGAAAGAGAGCTCGAAGGGGGGATCATCGAGGAAATCGCCTGCAGGCTGCCTGCCGTATTGACGATCCAGACCAGGGCCACAACCCCTCGATATCCCGCACTTTCGCGGATGCTGCGCAGCGCACAAGCGATTGAAACCCTTTCTGCCGATCCTATCGAGCGGGTATCCATCCCCCAAAGACAGGGCCGGATCGATGCCATTCCGCCCCGGGCCAGCCGCTGCCTGCGCCTGCTCGATGGCCCTGTCGAAGCGCAGGCGCTTTCGTTGCTCAAAATCCTTTCAGAGGAACACCGCATATTTGCGCCAGCGCCATGA